One Streptosporangium sp. NBC_01495 DNA window includes the following coding sequences:
- a CDS encoding helix-turn-helix domain-containing protein, translating into MSVETSPEPGSPHARFGAEMRRLREAAQLSQTAVASRLGCTQTQVSRLESATRTPSRSDAERLDLLFGSNGSTHFTDLRRHIVARPSGPAWFIGWAEEVEPAALVLRSWDPLLVPGLLQTESYARHLFTHGPRATPDEVEERVQARMRRQRILDKDDPPMLLVLIDEGVLHRRVNGPEVMREQLGHLLEVAQRPNISIQVVDPECMAGLAGAFMIAELSNGQPETIHMDSPAQGHVTTDHDLVISIRNRYEAIRLWAYPERVSIKMVEEVRREWT; encoded by the coding sequence ATGAGCGTGGAGACCTCCCCGGAGCCCGGATCCCCGCATGCGCGTTTCGGTGCCGAGATGCGCCGCTTGCGCGAGGCCGCGCAACTGTCCCAGACCGCCGTTGCCTCCCGCCTGGGATGCACGCAGACGCAGGTGAGCCGCCTGGAGTCCGCCACCCGCACGCCGTCGAGATCCGACGCCGAGCGGCTCGACCTGCTCTTCGGCTCCAATGGCAGCACGCACTTCACGGACCTGCGCCGACACATCGTCGCCCGCCCCAGTGGCCCGGCCTGGTTCATCGGCTGGGCCGAGGAAGTAGAACCCGCCGCTCTCGTTCTCCGCTCCTGGGACCCTCTTCTCGTTCCCGGCCTCCTTCAGACGGAGTCCTACGCCCGACATCTCTTCACTCACGGCCCTCGGGCCACTCCCGACGAGGTGGAAGAGCGAGTCCAGGCCCGCATGCGACGCCAGCGCATCCTCGACAAGGACGATCCTCCGATGCTCCTGGTCCTCATCGACGAGGGCGTGCTCCACCGCCGCGTCAACGGCCCAGAAGTTATGCGGGAACAACTTGGCCACCTGCTGGAGGTCGCTCAGCGCCCCAATATCTCCATCCAGGTCGTCGATCCGGAGTGCATGGCGGGTCTGGCAGGTGCTTTCATGATTGCTGAGCTTTCGAACGGACAGCCGGAGACCATCCATATGGACTCTCCGGCCCAAGGACACGTCACAACCGACCATGACCTCGTGATTTCCATCCGAAATCGATATGAAGCGATACGGCTGTGGGCCTATCCTGAGCGTGTATCTATCAAAATGGTTGAGGAAGTGAGACGGGAATGGACCTGA
- a CDS encoding NAD-dependent succinate-semialdehyde dehydrogenase, which yields MTVTDHRLDAGQRALLRHVPTDLLIGGEWRAATGNRRAAVYDPATGAELALVADATVEDGLTALDAACAAQGDWARRAPRARAEILRRAFELVIERVEDLALLITSEMGKPLAEARVEVTYAADYLRWYAEEAVRLDGRVSTSPDGRSRVIVTHEPVGPCLLITPWNFPLAMAVRKIAPALAAGCTMIVKPALLTPLTMFLMARILSDAGVPDGVVNIVTTADPGSFSAALMADPRLRKVSFTGSTGVGQRLLEQSAAHVLRTSMELGGNAPLLVFEDADLDRAVEGTLVAKLRNGGESCVAANRILVHEAVADAFTERFAARMAEVVVGRGTEPGVTVGPLISEQAVKGVAALVDDAVARGARVLVGGEVPEGTGSFYPPTVLDGVPRDARILHEEIFGPVAPIVRFADEADAIAQANDTPFGLAAYVFTENLDRATRVSGALEVGMVGLNQGLIANAAAPFGGIKYSGLGREGGSEGLGEYTNLKYIAQVIA from the coding sequence ATGACCGTGACCGATCACAGGCTCGACGCCGGGCAACGCGCGCTGTTGCGGCACGTACCGACCGATCTGCTGATCGGAGGGGAGTGGCGTGCCGCGACGGGCAACCGCCGCGCCGCCGTGTACGACCCGGCCACCGGCGCCGAACTCGCGCTCGTCGCCGACGCGACGGTCGAGGACGGACTCACCGCGCTCGACGCCGCGTGCGCGGCCCAGGGCGACTGGGCGCGACGGGCCCCACGGGCACGGGCGGAGATTCTGCGACGCGCGTTCGAACTGGTCATCGAGCGCGTGGAAGATCTCGCGCTGCTGATCACCAGCGAGATGGGCAAGCCGCTCGCGGAGGCGCGCGTCGAGGTCACCTACGCCGCCGACTACCTGCGCTGGTACGCCGAGGAGGCGGTTCGCCTCGACGGTCGCGTGTCGACGAGCCCCGACGGGCGCTCGCGCGTCATCGTGACGCACGAGCCGGTCGGACCGTGCCTGTTGATCACGCCCTGGAACTTCCCGCTGGCGATGGCCGTGCGCAAAATCGCTCCGGCGCTCGCGGCCGGTTGCACGATGATCGTGAAGCCGGCGCTGCTCACACCGCTGACGATGTTCCTGATGGCGCGGATCCTGAGCGACGCGGGTGTCCCCGACGGTGTCGTGAACATCGTCACGACGGCCGACCCGGGGAGCTTCTCCGCGGCTCTGATGGCCGATCCACGCCTGCGCAAGGTGTCGTTCACCGGCTCCACGGGCGTCGGTCAGCGACTGCTGGAGCAGAGCGCGGCGCATGTCCTGCGCACCTCGATGGAGCTGGGGGGCAACGCGCCGCTGCTCGTGTTCGAGGACGCCGATCTCGACCGTGCCGTCGAGGGCACGCTCGTCGCGAAGCTGCGTAACGGGGGCGAGTCGTGCGTCGCCGCGAATCGCATTCTCGTGCACGAGGCGGTCGCCGACGCCTTCACCGAGCGCTTCGCGGCTCGCATGGCCGAGGTCGTCGTCGGGCGGGGCACCGAGCCGGGCGTGACCGTCGGGCCGTTGATCAGCGAGCAGGCGGTGAAGGGCGTGGCCGCGCTGGTCGACGACGCGGTGGCGCGCGGCGCGCGCGTGCTTGTCGGCGGTGAGGTGCCCGAAGGCACCGGCTCGTTCTACCCGCCGACCGTTCTTGACGGCGTCCCGCGTGACGCGCGCATTCTGCACGAGGAGATCTTCGGGCCGGTCGCGCCGATCGTGCGTTTCGCGGACGAAGCCGACGCGATCGCGCAGGCGAACGACACGCCGTTCGGACTCGCCGCGTACGTCTTCACGGAGAACCTCGACCGTGCGACGCGTGTCTCCGGCGCGCTGGAGGTCGGCATGGTCGGGCTCAACCAGGGGCTCATCGCGAACGCCGCGGCGCCTTTCGGCGGCATCAAGTACTCAGGGCTCGGGCGTGAGGGCGGGTCCGAGGGCCTCGGGGAGTACACGAACCTCAAATACATCGCGCAGGTGATCGCCTGA
- a CDS encoding APC family permease: MPEVDHSTSSHEGSSPTRQETPEPAPGTRLQGNLGVFDLVIMVLSYAGPLVVVGLFGAFVIGYGVGAATPLAVVLVAGGLCVFTVGYVAMSQSLSQPGALYTYVTAGLGRVLGLSSAFLANLTYLMFGVTLHSGLAIVLKTFIGSLGGPEIPWQLIVIVSLAVTGVLGHFRVDVSAGIMTKLMVVQVIAVLVWNAVVLVKGGPQGTPLDSFVPANLSNGSLPIALLLLITGFVGFESTAVFRDEVRDPNRTIPRAAYISITTIAVFYVLSFWASAVAYGPDRVVNAALSDPAGFFPASVREYLGSVSADLVSVMLVMSYLCGVIAAQNILSRYLHALGADGVLKWNVGRVHPRHGSPYVANILATALLIVMFVPFVGGDPEKPYTVLAAAGVLALLLLLTLSSIAVVVYFRRDGSGSSTWKTVIAPLIAAVLMVTLTGFGLLNLDVLGATNILTAVIFGTAVLGAVVALVYRRVQPETYRRIGRSQV, translated from the coding sequence GTGCCTGAAGTTGATCATTCTACATCGTCACACGAGGGCTCTTCGCCAACGCGGCAGGAAACGCCCGAACCCGCACCAGGAACCCGGCTTCAGGGCAATCTCGGGGTCTTCGACCTGGTCATCATGGTGCTCTCCTACGCCGGCCCGCTCGTGGTCGTGGGACTCTTCGGCGCCTTCGTCATCGGCTACGGCGTCGGTGCCGCGACTCCGCTCGCGGTCGTGCTCGTGGCCGGCGGCCTGTGCGTGTTCACGGTCGGCTATGTGGCCATGAGCCAGAGCCTGTCCCAGCCGGGTGCCCTGTATACGTACGTCACCGCGGGGCTTGGACGTGTCCTCGGGCTCAGCTCGGCCTTCCTCGCCAACCTCACCTACCTCATGTTCGGCGTCACCCTCCACTCGGGGCTGGCGATCGTGCTGAAGACGTTCATCGGCTCCCTGGGGGGTCCTGAGATCCCGTGGCAGCTGATCGTGATCGTCTCGCTCGCCGTGACCGGTGTCCTCGGACACTTCCGGGTCGATGTGTCCGCCGGCATCATGACCAAGCTGATGGTCGTGCAGGTGATCGCGGTGCTGGTCTGGAACGCCGTGGTGCTCGTCAAGGGTGGCCCCCAGGGCACGCCGTTGGACTCCTTCGTGCCCGCGAACCTCTCGAACGGGTCGCTTCCGATCGCACTCCTGCTGCTGATCACGGGCTTTGTCGGTTTCGAGTCCACAGCCGTCTTCCGTGACGAGGTGCGGGACCCGAACCGGACCATACCCCGGGCCGCCTACATATCGATCACGACCATCGCCGTCTTCTACGTGCTTTCCTTCTGGGCCTCGGCCGTGGCCTACGGTCCCGATCGCGTGGTCAACGCGGCCTTGTCCGATCCGGCTGGTTTCTTCCCCGCATCCGTCCGGGAGTATCTCGGATCCGTGTCCGCCGACCTGGTGTCGGTGATGCTGGTGATGAGCTACCTCTGCGGCGTGATCGCTGCGCAGAACATCCTCTCGAGGTATCTCCACGCGCTCGGCGCGGACGGCGTGCTCAAGTGGAACGTCGGCAGGGTCCATCCTCGGCACGGCTCCCCGTACGTCGCCAACATCCTCGCCACGGCCCTGCTGATCGTCATGTTCGTGCCGTTCGTCGGCGGGGACCCGGAGAAGCCGTACACCGTCCTGGCGGCGGCGGGCGTTCTGGCGCTGTTGCTCCTGCTGACGCTGAGCAGCATCGCGGTCGTCGTCTATTTCCGGCGCGACGGCTCCGGCTCCAGCACCTGGAAGACCGTCATCGCACCGTTGATCGCCGCCGTTCTCATGGTGACACTAACGGGCTTCGGTCTGCTGAACCTCGACGTTCTGGGCGCGACGAACATACTCACCGCCGTCATCTTCGGCACGGCCGTGCTGGGCGCCGTCGTCGCCCTGGTGTACCGCAGGGTGCAACCTGAGACGTACCGGAGAATCGGGCGGAGCCAGGTGTGA
- a CDS encoding rhomboid family intramembrane serine protease, whose amino-acid sequence MGAKGGTAEIMIAEARRAFWVMVGFLALIWVMQIANWTSGYALGQEHGVRPWDPTSLPDIASAPFLHWSWEHIQANSGPLFVFGFLSAYRGVVKFLGVTGLIILVSGLGAWFTSDPQSVGAGASGVVFGYFGYVLVRGAFDRHLIDIVIGLVIALCFSYQFTGLLPKEGIGWQAHLFGFLAGLLGGWLFRERNRTRPVPTPSPRDPRAALRKELDELGL is encoded by the coding sequence GTGGGCGCCAAGGGCGGCACGGCCGAAATCATGATCGCCGAGGCCCGCAGGGCGTTCTGGGTGATGGTCGGGTTCCTGGCCCTCATATGGGTGATGCAGATCGCCAACTGGACATCGGGTTACGCGCTGGGCCAGGAGCACGGCGTGCGGCCGTGGGATCCCACGAGCCTGCCCGACATCGCGTCGGCGCCGTTCCTGCACTGGAGCTGGGAACACATCCAGGCCAATTCGGGACCGCTGTTCGTTTTCGGCTTCCTGTCGGCCTACCGGGGCGTCGTCAAGTTCCTCGGCGTGACGGGGCTGATCATCCTGGTCAGCGGCCTCGGGGCCTGGTTCACCTCCGACCCGCAGAGCGTGGGCGCGGGCGCGAGCGGCGTCGTCTTCGGCTACTTCGGCTACGTCCTGGTGCGGGGCGCCTTCGACCGGCATCTGATCGACATCGTGATAGGCCTGGTCATCGCTCTCTGCTTCTCCTACCAGTTCACCGGGCTGCTGCCCAAGGAGGGCATCGGCTGGCAGGCCCACCTGTTCGGCTTCCTCGCCGGCCTGCTGGGCGGCTGGCTGTTCCGCGAACGCAACCGCACACGACCGGTCCCGACCCCCTCACCCCGGGATCCGAGAGCCGCGCTGCGGAAGGAACTGGACGAACTCGGGCTCTGA
- a CDS encoding flavin reductase family protein → MRALQAGAPIDEVEEPNELPGVRVRTSEEMMHSVGADRFRTILGHVPTGVVIVTGADEGGQPVGFTCGSFFSVSLDPPLVGFCVAKTSTSWPLMAGGARFCVNLLAEDQQDISSRFARKGGDKFGGLSWQYGPLSLPYLDRAVAWIWCETADVHEAGDHVIVVGAVSKMLLDPQSPMPLVFHRGGYSGVTEFAPARRSQAS, encoded by the coding sequence GTGCGGGCCCTTCAGGCCGGCGCCCCAATTGACGAGGTCGAAGAGCCGAACGAGTTGCCTGGCGTCCGCGTCAGGACATCGGAGGAAATGATGCACAGTGTTGGCGCGGATCGCTTCCGTACGATCCTCGGTCATGTCCCCACCGGGGTCGTCATTGTCACCGGCGCCGACGAGGGCGGCCAGCCGGTGGGATTCACCTGTGGCTCCTTTTTCTCGGTGTCGTTGGATCCGCCGCTGGTCGGCTTCTGCGTCGCGAAGACCTCGACGTCGTGGCCGCTCATGGCAGGCGGTGCGCGGTTCTGCGTGAACCTGCTCGCGGAGGACCAGCAGGACATCAGCAGCCGGTTCGCCCGGAAAGGCGGTGACAAGTTCGGTGGCCTGAGCTGGCAATACGGACCGTTGTCGCTGCCTTACCTGGACCGCGCGGTGGCGTGGATCTGGTGCGAGACAGCCGACGTGCATGAGGCCGGTGACCACGTCATCGTCGTGGGGGCCGTGTCGAAGATGCTGCTGGATCCGCAGTCCCCCATGCCGCTCGTCTTTCACCGCGGCGGCTACAGCGGTGTCACGGAATTCGCGCCGGCCCGGCGCTCTCAAGCTTCCTGA
- a CDS encoding NUDIX domain-containing protein, which produces MKKLIVRLWRLTNGSLQWRINWLRHATFMVGVTGIVRDEDGNVLLLKHRFWPEGRQWGLPTGYANRSETFEDTVCREVREETGLKVHVGELVRLRSGYRLRLEVAYEAEFVGGTLKIDDFEILEAGWFAPDDLPGELQESHRLLVQRKYV; this is translated from the coding sequence GTGAAGAAGCTGATCGTCCGGCTCTGGAGGCTGACCAACGGCTCGCTCCAGTGGCGCATCAACTGGCTTCGGCACGCCACGTTCATGGTCGGTGTGACCGGCATCGTGCGTGACGAGGACGGCAACGTCCTCCTGCTGAAGCACCGCTTCTGGCCGGAGGGCAGGCAGTGGGGCCTCCCGACCGGTTATGCGAACAGATCGGAGACCTTCGAGGACACGGTCTGCCGCGAGGTGCGGGAGGAGACCGGGCTGAAGGTTCACGTCGGAGAGCTGGTTCGCCTGAGGAGCGGCTACCGGCTACGCCTGGAAGTGGCCTACGAGGCCGAGTTCGTCGGCGGCACGCTCAAGATCGACGATTTTGAGATCTTGGAGGCGGGGTGGTTCGCGCCGGACGATCTGCCGGGAGAGCTCCAGGAGTCACACCGTCTTCTCGTCCAGCGCAAGTATGTCTAG
- a CDS encoding ATP-binding protein: MGLGGGRQRGRHDRVGGDRVRSERETTGKEDSCPGHHGDGTSTTPWADRPHSAWRKVFPGRVESVPEARAWARDLLAGRVEVSVLDDVLLLLSELATNAVAHSDSGRAADGRMTVYVARLPGAVHVEVTDDGSEASAPAVRVPEADDDGGRGLWLVAMVAAGWGSHRDDAGGSVWFRVAD, translated from the coding sequence ATGGGTCTGGGCGGAGGCCGACAACGCGGCCGACATGATCGTGTCGGCGGTGACCGCGTGAGATCCGAGAGGGAGACCACGGGAAAGGAGGACAGCTGCCCCGGACATCACGGTGACGGAACTTCAACGACGCCGTGGGCGGACAGGCCGCACAGCGCGTGGCGGAAGGTTTTTCCCGGCCGGGTCGAATCCGTGCCGGAGGCTCGAGCCTGGGCGCGTGACCTGCTGGCCGGTCGAGTCGAAGTTTCGGTGCTCGACGACGTGCTGCTCCTGCTGAGCGAGTTGGCCACGAACGCCGTGGCTCACTCCGACTCCGGGCGTGCAGCGGACGGGCGGATGACGGTGTACGTGGCCCGTCTCCCCGGCGCGGTTCACGTGGAGGTCACCGACGACGGGTCCGAAGCGAGCGCGCCCGCCGTGCGCGTGCCGGAGGCGGACGACGACGGCGGGCGGGGGCTGTGGCTGGTGGCCATGGTCGCGGCCGGATGGGGGTCGCACCGCGACGACGCGGGCGGATCGGTCTGGTTCCGGGTGGCGGATTAA
- a CDS encoding DUF397 domain-containing protein — translation MDLSTAVWRKSSRSGSNGGQCVEVAANLPGAVAVRDSKDPHGPSLIFTPAQWRFFVGSIKAGDFDRLA, via the coding sequence ATGGATCTGAGTACTGCCGTGTGGCGGAAGTCGTCTCGTTCCGGCTCGAATGGTGGGCAGTGCGTCGAGGTCGCCGCCAACCTGCCCGGTGCCGTCGCGGTCCGCGACAGCAAGGACCCTCACGGCCCCAGCCTGATCTTTACTCCCGCTCAGTGGAGGTTCTTCGTCGGCAGCATCAAGGCTGGCGACTTCGACCGTCTGGCGTGA
- a CDS encoding DUF397 domain-containing protein: protein MDLSAAVWRKSSRSGDNGGQCVEVATNLPGMVAVRDSKDPQGPKLFFAPTEWKAFIGGVKSGTLDQLT from the coding sequence ATGGATCTGAGTGCCGCCGTGTGGCGGAAGTCATCGCGATCTGGCGACAACGGTGGACAGTGTGTTGAGGTCGCCACCAACCTCCCCGGCATGGTCGCGGTACGCGACAGCAAGGACCCCCAGGGCCCCAAGCTTTTCTTCGCCCCTACCGAGTGGAAGGCCTTCATCGGTGGCGTCAAGTCCGGAACCCTCGACCAGCTGACCTGA
- a CDS encoding class I SAM-dependent methyltransferase: MAAAARAAHLLVDDTPSIFADTMAQTFLGERADELLGYHRSYGGHPVLSGARTTAVTRSRYTEDRLSELVAHGIDQYVILGAGLDSFACRSELAGQVRVFEVDQPSTQDWKRALLAATGTKVPSSTVFVPIDFEQESTRSLTDHLVLAGFDRSRPALVSWLGVTMYLTREAIGQTLAAVSGFAPGTEIVVEYLLPAESRDEAGQSYAELVMAATAEQGEPWQTFLSFEQMDDLLLEHRLQPVEYVRQRETIDPAGWERTDSLRPFELSVLARASVPAR; the protein is encoded by the coding sequence ATGGCGGCCGCGGCGCGCGCGGCACATCTCCTTGTCGACGACACCCCCTCGATTTTCGCCGACACCATGGCGCAGACCTTCCTGGGGGAGCGCGCAGACGAACTTCTCGGCTACCACCGGTCTTACGGAGGCCACCCCGTTCTGTCCGGCGCACGGACGACGGCCGTCACCCGCAGCCGCTACACCGAGGATCGGCTGTCCGAGCTGGTCGCCCACGGCATCGACCAGTACGTGATCCTCGGCGCGGGGCTGGACTCCTTCGCCTGCCGGTCCGAACTGGCCGGCCAAGTCAGGGTGTTCGAGGTCGACCAGCCTTCGACCCAGGACTGGAAGCGGGCGCTGCTGGCTGCGACGGGGACGAAGGTGCCGTCATCCACCGTCTTCGTCCCAATCGACTTCGAGCAGGAGTCCACCCGGTCTCTGACGGACCATCTCGTCCTGGCCGGCTTCGACCGGAGCCGACCCGCGCTGGTCAGCTGGCTCGGGGTCACGATGTACCTCACCCGGGAGGCGATCGGCCAGACCCTGGCAGCTGTCAGCGGCTTTGCGCCCGGCACCGAGATCGTCGTGGAGTACCTTCTCCCGGCCGAATCGCGCGACGAGGCAGGCCAGTCCTATGCGGAGCTGGTCATGGCTGCGACGGCCGAGCAAGGCGAGCCCTGGCAGACCTTCCTCAGCTTCGAACAGATGGACGATCTCCTGCTCGAGCACCGGCTCCAGCCGGTCGAGTACGTTCGGCAGCGCGAGACGATCGACCCCGCGGGCTGGGAACGCACCGACTCGCTCCGCCCGTTCGAACTGTCCGTGCTCGCCCGTGCGAGCGTCCCCGCCCGCTAG
- a CDS encoding amidohydrolase gives MRLDTIYTNARVTTLDRSRPTARRIGVFAGRVAGFDEELEGVSASRIVDLGGAPVVPGFNDAHYHLSAFGVRMLQVDLRAETVSTLDELYRRVAEHAAQLPPDSWVIGAGYDQNKLGAHPDRDRLDQVSGGRPAFLQHCSGHLGVVNSMGLARMGIVEGRAPVEIEGGTVYTDAGGRPNGLLAERAVEVAYESVGPAPFERFVEAIGRASRAAVASGLTSVTEPGIGTVGMLGNNCADLAAFAQARDRGLLHVRTNVMPAAELLREIGPFEAERQWFGLDLGLSSGFGDEWLKVSAVKFMVDGSLIGRTANMSVPYADTPGRSGYFREDPEIVVNQIIQAHRFGWQIAAHAVGDVTIDFVIDAYERAQHLYPRRDPRHRIEHCAVTRPDQLPRIAAVGAIPVPQGRFIHELGDGFIRALGSPRSEWCFRARSFLEAGLRVPGSSDCPVALGDPLLGIHSLVNRQTASGRLLGAEETLTPLQALHAFTTGSAFAAREETIKGTLSHGKLADFVVLSDDLLQVSPDRLSSLTIGATVVGGQVRYDAGAVRSM, from the coding sequence GTGCGATTGGACACGATCTATACCAACGCCCGCGTCACGACACTGGATCGATCCCGGCCGACAGCGCGGCGAATAGGCGTGTTCGCCGGGCGGGTGGCCGGGTTTGACGAAGAACTGGAGGGGGTGAGCGCGTCCCGGATCGTGGATTTGGGCGGCGCGCCAGTGGTGCCGGGGTTCAACGACGCGCACTACCATCTCAGCGCTTTCGGCGTGCGGATGCTTCAGGTCGACCTTCGAGCCGAGACCGTGTCCACCCTGGACGAGCTTTACCGTCGGGTCGCCGAGCACGCCGCGCAGCTGCCCCCCGATTCGTGGGTGATCGGCGCGGGATACGACCAGAACAAGCTTGGAGCACATCCAGACCGTGATCGGCTCGATCAGGTCAGCGGCGGCCGCCCGGCCTTCCTCCAACACTGCTCCGGGCACCTCGGGGTGGTCAACTCCATGGGGCTGGCCCGAATGGGCATCGTGGAGGGACGGGCACCGGTCGAGATCGAGGGCGGAACGGTCTATACGGATGCCGGCGGCAGACCCAACGGCCTGCTCGCCGAACGGGCGGTCGAAGTCGCCTACGAATCCGTGGGCCCCGCGCCGTTCGAGCGATTCGTCGAGGCGATCGGCCGCGCCAGCCGGGCAGCGGTCGCGTCCGGCCTCACATCGGTGACCGAGCCGGGGATCGGCACCGTCGGGATGCTGGGCAACAACTGCGCCGACCTGGCAGCGTTCGCGCAGGCGCGGGACCGGGGACTGCTGCACGTCCGGACGAACGTCATGCCGGCCGCCGAACTCCTTCGTGAGATCGGCCCATTCGAGGCGGAGCGGCAATGGTTCGGCCTGGATCTTGGTCTGTCAAGCGGCTTCGGCGACGAGTGGCTCAAGGTTTCAGCGGTCAAGTTCATGGTCGATGGCTCGCTCATCGGCCGGACCGCCAACATGTCAGTGCCCTACGCGGACACTCCCGGGCGATCCGGCTACTTCCGCGAAGACCCTGAGATCGTCGTCAACCAGATCATCCAGGCACATCGGTTCGGCTGGCAGATCGCCGCGCACGCGGTCGGGGACGTCACGATCGATTTTGTCATCGACGCCTACGAACGTGCGCAACATCTCTATCCGCGCCGTGATCCGCGACATCGCATCGAGCACTGCGCGGTGACACGGCCGGACCAGTTGCCGCGCATCGCCGCGGTGGGCGCGATTCCCGTTCCTCAAGGCCGGTTCATCCACGAACTCGGAGACGGCTTCATTCGCGCACTCGGCTCGCCCCGCAGCGAATGGTGTTTCCGAGCCCGGTCGTTCCTCGAAGCCGGGCTGCGGGTGCCTGGCAGCAGCGACTGTCCCGTCGCCCTCGGCGACCCCCTGCTGGGCATTCACTCCCTGGTCAACCGCCAGACCGCGAGCGGCCGGCTGCTTGGCGCCGAGGAGACACTGACACCTTTGCAGGCCCTGCACGCCTTCACCACGGGATCCGCCTTCGCCGCCCGCGAGGAGACGATCAAAGGCACCCTGTCACACGGGAAGCTCGCCGACTTCGTCGTTCTCTCCGACGATCTGCTCCAGGTCAGCCCGGATCGGCTCAGCAGCCTCACGATAGGCGCGACGGTTGTGGGCGGACAGGTGCGGTACGACGCCGGCGCGGTACGGTCAATGTGA
- a CDS encoding DUF397 domain-containing protein — translation MDLNNAVWRKSSRSGPNGGQCVEVAANVPGVVAVRDSKNPDGSKLLFTPGQWSSFIGGIKSGEFDRLT, via the coding sequence ATGGATTTAAACAACGCCGTGTGGCGGAAGTCGTCTCGTTCCGGCCCGAACGGTGGGCAGTGTGTCGAAGTGGCCGCCAATGTGCCCGGTGTGGTGGCGGTCCGTGACAGCAAGAACCCTGATGGCTCCAAGCTGCTCTTCACCCCTGGCCAGTGGAGCTCCTTCATCGGCGGCATCAAATCTGGAGAGTTCGATCGGCTGACCTAA
- a CDS encoding DUF397 domain-containing protein, with protein sequence MDLSAAVWQKSSRSSDNGGQCVEVAVNLPGVVAVRDSKDPQGPGLLFTPAQWRAFVGDVKSGGFDRLA encoded by the coding sequence ATGGACCTGAGTGCCGCTGTGTGGCAGAAGTCATCGCGTTCCTCCGACAACGGGGGCCAGTGTGTCGAGGTTGCCGTCAACCTGCCGGGTGTGGTCGCGGTTCGCGACAGCAAAGACCCCCAGGGCCCCGGGCTCCTCTTCACCCCCGCTCAGTGGCGAGCCTTCGTTGGTGACGTCAAGTCCGGCGGGTTTGATCGGTTGGCCTGA
- a CDS encoding DUF427 domain-containing protein: MTDKPILQPSPSHPITITPNPARVVVSVGGRVIADSQRALTLREAAYPPVQYVPIADVDRSLLERTDTATYCPFKGDASYYTVTVDGKPAVDAVWFYESPYPAVAEIKDHVAFYPDRVDSIVEQPTT; this comes from the coding sequence ATGACCGACAAGCCCATCCTGCAGCCCAGCCCCAGTCATCCGATCACGATCACGCCGAACCCGGCCCGGGTCGTCGTCTCGGTGGGTGGCCGGGTGATCGCCGACTCGCAGCGCGCGCTGACGCTGCGGGAGGCGGCGTACCCGCCCGTGCAGTACGTCCCGATCGCCGACGTCGACCGCTCGCTGCTGGAGCGGACCGACACCGCCACCTACTGTCCTTTCAAGGGTGACGCGAGTTACTACACCGTCACGGTGGACGGCAAACCGGCGGTGGACGCGGTGTGGTTCTACGAGTCGCCGTACCCGGCCGTCGCCGAGATCAAGGATCACGTCGCCTTCTATCCCGACCGGGTCGACTCCATCGTCGAGCAGCCGACCACCTGA